CCatgggctgtggggcagggggagtGGGGCTGGGTGTGACCAAACTCTAAGGACATGGGagagtggggctgggggtgcccgtcctgtgtggggctgggggtgcccacCTTCCATGGGGCAGGGAGAATAGAGCTGGGGGTGCCCAtcctctgtggggctgggagcgcTCATCTTCCATGGGGTGGGGAGAATAGAACTGGGGGTGCCCACCATCAGTGGGGCAGGGGGTGACAAcacactggggctgggggtgccatggtctgtggggcagggggagtGGGGCTGGGTGTGACCAacctctgtggggctgggggtgcccacCTTCCATGGGGCAGGGAGAATAGAGCTGGGGGTGCTCGCCATccatggggctgggggtgcccaccatcagtggggctgggagtgccatggcctgtggggctgggggttccactctctgtggggctgggggtgccgTGCTCCACAGGCCAAGGGGTTGGGCCAGTCAAGACGTGCCCACCTTCTCCAAGTCTCCCGCGCTGTGTGGGACAGGGGGTGAGGGTGGCATCCGTGTCCCCACTGAGGGTGTCCCCACTGAGGGTGTCCCCACTGAGGGTGTCCCCACTGAGGGTGtccctgtgtggctgcagggtCTGAGCGTGCTGGACCTGGGGGGCTGCGGGCGGCTCTCACCGTCCGTGCTGGTGGACGTGGCCGAGGGGCTGCCGCGCCTGAGCCGCCTGGGGCTGGCCCACACCCAGGCCAACGTCCAGGTGCTGTCGGCCGTGGGCTCCTGCTGCCGCCACCTGCGGGAGCTCGACGTGTCCGGCTGCAAGAAGGTGACGCCGCGTGCCCTGCGGCACCTGGGCTACGACCCCACGGCACGGAGCCCGGGCTGCCCCGCGCTCCACGTCCTGCTGGCCCGCGACCTGGAGCACCCCGCGGATGGGGACACGGTGGCTGCCGTggccttcctgctgctggccctgccgTGCCTGGAGGTGCTGGCACACGGCGCCCTGCCGGATGCGCTCCGGCTGCTCCGCTCTCCGCAGCTGGACGGTGCCGAGGACTCCGAGGGTTTCCCCTCGCTGCGGGAGCTGGTTCGGGGCCAGGGGGCTGCGCCGGAGGGACCCCCGATCACGCTGCCCCTGCggcagctggaggaggtggaggaggatgTTCTGGGCACCGTGCACGCCGTGTGTCCCCAGGCCGAGGAGGTCAGCGTGTGGCTGGGGGACGGTCCCGGCCCCTCGGGGCtccgggagctgctgggctggaagtTCCTGTCCCGGCTGAcgctgggctgctctgggcggcgcggccgggcgctggcagaggtgctgcccctggcacagggcctGGGCACCCGCCTGCACACCCTGACCCTGCACGGCTTCAGCTGCCGGGACCCACTCTCGCTGCCCGGCCTGCTCGCCAGCTGCCCCGGCCTGCAGAGCTTCAGCGCCGAGCTGGAAGTGCCCCCGGACCCCAACGCCCACCACGAGCCCCCCGAGGAACCCCCCGGTGGCTGGGCCACCGACCTGCTGCCCCACGGGCTGCCCCAGCTCCGGAGCTTCTCTCTGACTCTGATCGGGCCCGTGCCGGCCGCGCACCGGCCGGTGCTGGGCTCCACGCTGGCCTCGCTGCTGTGCGGGGCCCCGCAGCTGCACACCCTGCGCCTGCTGGCCGTGCCCTTCCCGCTGGACTCGCTGCTGGAGCCGGCGCTGGCGCTGCGGGAGCTGCGGGAGCTGGCGCTGGCCGAGAGCCGCGTGTCCCCCGGCACCgtgtggcagctgctggcctCCGACGGGCCCCTGCGGCACCTGGACCTGTCCCGCTGCCCCGACATCCACCGGCGCGACTACGACAGCTTCCTGCAGGCCGTGAGGAAGCAGCGGCTGGAGCTGGACATCACCTGGGAGTAGCGGCACGAGCGCggtgtttttaataaaagtgtCGCGGTCACACCCGGCCGGCGCCGTGTCGTCCCCgccaggcagcacagggggacacGGAGCGCTGTCCGTGTCCCCCTTCCCGCCCTGCTCAGGGGTGACATCCCGGTGGCTCAGTCCCGCTCCGCCAGCCCCGTCAGCCGCTCCGATGCCTCCCAGAGCTTCCGTGCCAGCGCGGAGTCGCGGGCGGCCGCCGAGGGCAGCGCCAGCCGGCAGCTGCTGTCGAAGTATTTCCCGGTGATGCCCTCCGCTTCCTCCGAGACGGCGCAGAAGATGGTGCTGGCAGCGCCCTGCTCTGCCGACTGCGGGACACGGGGGTGAGGAGGGGGCTCTGTCACCCCCcaacccagccctgggcaggacCCGGCCCCGCTCACCTTCATGAAGGGGCTGAGGAGGCTGAAGAGCGCCCGCACGGCCCAGCTGAAGTGGCGCATGATGCTGGTGCTCACCACGCCGGGGCTCAGCGCGTTCACCGTCACCCCTGCCGGGCCGCACCGTCAGCAGCACCCCGGGGACCCCAAATCCCTCggggagcagcccccagcctgaCCTCAAACCCAGGCTTCTGCCACCCTTGGGGATGCCAGCGCGTCTCTAACCCCgctccagcccctgggagctgggacagggggtgtccccagggctgtcccgGTACCCACCCGTGCCCTGCAGGCGCCGTGCCAGCTCGGCGGTGAAAAGCACGTTCATCAGCTTGGTGCTGTTGTAGGCGGCGTCGTACCCGGGCGGGCGCCGCTGTCCCGTCAGGAATGCGCTGTCGGCCGTGCCCACGCTGTGCCGGAACGACGACACATTGACCACCCGGGCGGGCGCCGAGGCCTTCAGGAGGTCTGTGCAGAGGAGGGGGTGAGCCAGGAGGGGTCCCCAGATCCCCCCACAACTCCCCCAAGCCCTGCGCTCACTCACCCAGCAGCAGGTTGGTGAGCAGGAAAGGGCCCAGGTAGTTGGTGGCGAAGGTTTGTTCCAACCCCTCCGGCGTGATGGAGAAGGGCAGCCCTGGAGAGGAGGGTGGGGAGTGCTGTGGGGATCGGTGCCGGACCCCGTTGGGGCTGCGGCACGGCACGTACCGGTGACACCGGCGTTGTTCACCAGCACGTCCAGCCGCGGCTCCTCGCGCAGCACGGCGTCGGCGAAGGCGCGCACCGAGGCCAGCGAGCCGGTgtccagcagcctcagcaccaCCGCCGGGTTCCCGGTGGCCGCCCGAATCTCCTCCACGGCCGCCTggccccgctcccggctccGGCACGCCAGGATGGTGCGGGCGTTACGGCGCGCCAGATCGGTGGCCACGCACTTGCCGATGCCTGCGGAACACGGAGCGGGCTGATCCCAGCCGGGTCCCCCTGCTGAGGGGTCCCTGGGGGGGTCTGCGCTGCTGTTCCCAGGATTTGGGCAGCCCCTGCCGCAAGCAAAACCACGCAGCAGGAGGTGATGGGCTCTGGGGTGGAGCGCAGCACATGTGGGGCCGCTCTGTCCCTAGGCACACCTGGGCATCCCAGTCCCAGCCCATCCCAATGCCATCCCAACCCCATCCCAACATCCCCAGCggtgggacacagctggaagCAGTGACCCCATCCCTGGTGTGACACGGTGGCCGTGGTGGCCTGGTCTGTCAGTCATTAACAGGGCTGACACAGAGTCCAGCCTCAGAAGGTGGGCAGGGGGCACCAGGAGCACACCCAGGGACTCCCAAAGCGGGGACTGGGGTGGGGGGCTGGAGAAGGGACACCCCTGTCCCCTGCGTTCCACCCCCCAGCCATCACACCGTGTCCCCTCCAGCCGTCCCTGCTCACCGCTGTTGGCTCCGGTGACAATCACTGTCTTGCCCGTCAGGTCGGTGGGACACTTGCGGGGCTCCCAGGGGCTTCTGCGCctggcccagagcagcaggaccaggagtgggagcagcaggagccaccaCGGGGGGCTCAGggtccccagcagctccatggccgGGCTCggggtggggctggggacagaggtcACGGCAGGACCTTTGCCCGGCATGGCACGGCACGAGTCCCTCTGCTCCGTGAGGAGGGACAGCAGAgtggctggagcaggcaggagggtgAGCCACGTGTCCCCTCTGCCACCCCActgtcccctctgccaccccactgtcccctctgccacccCACTGTCCCCTTTGCCACCCCTGTACCGCCCTGTCAATAAATGAGAGTTAATTTACTGCTGTTAATTAGCTGTCGGTGCTGTAAAACTGGCACCGGGGAACTCCACACGGACGTTTTCAGCCCAGCCtggactgaaaatatttcccacCCCAATATTACTTTGTGGTGTTGAGTAAAGGGAGGAATTTGGGGTCACAAACAGGTGTTTTTGGGGTTCCCTGGCTCGTAGGGCCTTCGGAGTGGACGAACACGGAATTAAGATCCGAGGCTAATTAGGAACTAAAGCCACACCTGCTGTATCATCCTCTAATGAGGAACCGGAACCCCACCTAAGGCCCCTCCTGGTGCCAAAACCACCGGCGCTGTCACATTTTATGCTAATGAGCTGGAAGCCACGCCCACTGACATATATTAATGAGGTCTCTATAAATACAACCCCGGGAGTGACCGGGGGACGTGTAACGCTCCGTGTGTCACATCGGTGTCCCCGCTGCCACCCCAGGGCGGCTCCGGTGGGACCGGAGTGAGGGAAActcattttattgcttttttatttatttctgtgagtaAATAAACCCTTTGCAGCGCTGGCAAAGGGCTCGGAGCTCCGGGGGCGGCGTGCCCGGTGCCGATGGGACACGGGGGACCCCCAAGGACCGGAGCTTCACCCCCGGCTCCGGTCACTCGCCGTACTCTGAGATCCGGCACTCCGGGTAGGGCAGGATGGGTTTTAGATCCTTCTCCGCCCTCCTCACCGCCTCGTCCTCCTCCTGCTCGCCGTCCCCGTGTCCCACCGGGGTCGGTCCGCGGCGCTCGCTGCCGCCCCAGCGCACGGTGACACCGGGAGCCAAGCGAGCCGAGGCCAGCCAGGGGTCACACAGCTGAGCCTCGGCCTTGGCGGCTCTCCCGGCTCCCGGGAGCGCCTGCGGGGAGCCCGGCGGGGCTAACCGGGACCGTGAGGCTCCCGACCGCACCCGCTCGGGCTCGGTGCTCACGTCCACCACCCTGACCTCGGGGAACACCCAGCGAGCGGCCCCGCGGCGCACACCCAGCCGGGGCACGCAGGGGCCGCGGGAGGCTCTGCGGGACCGCAGCGatgccaggctggagctggaggagcctgCAGATGGTGGCTCTTGGTCGCCCAGCTCCGTTGTGGCCTCCTGGGACTCCTGCGGTGCCTCCGTCGGGGGTTCCGGGAGCGGAGCCGGGAGCGGAGCCGGGGGTCGGGGCGCGTCCGGCGGGGCCGGCCGGGGCCGGGAGGGCCGGGAGGGTCGGGAGGGTCTGCGGCCCCTCCCGGGGCACCGGGGAGCGATGGGCGGCTCCGGGAGGGGTGGTCCTGGCACGGACACCACGGTGAGATCGCCGGGAATGTGCTCGGGAGGAGCTGCGGCTGCTGCGGAGGGGGCCTGGCACAGCGGCTGGGGGGACAAAAGGGACCCGGTGTGGCTGTCGGGGTGTCCCCGGAGCCGCCGGGGATCAGCCCGAGGGGTGATCGGGGCACATCTCACCTGCTCCGGGGGCACAGCCGGGACGGGAACAGCCTCGGGGACCTCGGCGGGACACACGAGCGGACCTGCGGCCTCGTCTGAGACGGGGACATCGCCGGACGGGACCTGGCCCGGGGGACAGAGGGGACCCGGCGTGGGTGACACGCGAGTCCCACGGCCCGGGAGGGTTCCGGGGGGGCCGGGGAACGTCTCACCGCTTCCGAGGGCAGAGAGGCGTCCTCGACAAGGACAGCACCCGATGTGCCGGAGTCCCAGCGGCAGCTTTGAGGCTCCTCATCCTCTCTCCAGACTCCGTCTCGTTCGGGGTCCGGGTCCCCCCCGGGGTCCGGGTCCCCGTCATCCCGCATCGGGAAGCGCCACTCAGCGACAAAGAGCATGGCATCCCGAGCCCGCGACACCGTGAAGGGCACCCGCTGCAGGGACAGCGCTGAGAGCCCTCCCGACACTGCCAGCCCtcccaaaatccccccaaacCGTGGAGCTGGGGGTGTCTCACCtgccgcgccgccgccgccaggACGTGCTCGGTCAGCACCCGCTCCAGGAGCTCGTCCAGGATGGACCCGACATCCAAGGGTTCCTCTGGCAGGAGCTCCTCATCCGGGGACGGGCTGGATTGGGTCAGGGGTCGgtggggggttttgggggacGCCTTTTTGGGCTGCCGGGGTGTGCCTCGGACGGGCGTCCGTGACTTCTCCAGTTTCGATTTGGCGCCGGAGCCGCGGGGTTTTCCTTTCTGAGCCGGGACAGAGACCCCACCACAGCTCCCGCTGTCCGGGCGGGACACAGCCCAGTGCGCCCCAGTATAGACCAGTACACCCCCACGCAGCCCAGCGTGGGCTGGGATGTACTGGGGTGTACTGGGATGGCcccccagctcatcccagttcatcccagtaCATCCCAGGCCACCCCAGCATGGtccccagctcatcccagtACATCCCAGTATATCCCAGCCCACCCAAGCATGGTCCCCAGCTCATCNNNNNNNNNNNNNNNNNNNNNNNNNNNNNNNNNNNNNNNNNNNNNNNNNNNNNNNNNNNNNNNNNNNNNNNNNNNNNNNNNNNNNNNNNNNNNNNNNNNNNNNNNNNNNNNNNNNNNNNNNNNNNNNNNNNNNNNNNNNNNNNNNNNNNNNNNNNNNNNNNNNNNNNNNNCAGTACATCCCAGTATATCCCAGTAtatcccatcccaccccaccatGGCCCCCAGCTCACCCCAGTACATCCCAGCTCACCCCAGCATGGTCCCCAGTACATCCCAGTACATCCCAGTACATCCCAGTATATCCCAGTAAATCCCAGCACACCCCAGCATGTTcccccagctcatcccagtatatcccagcccaccccagcaTGGTCCCCAGTACATCCCAGTACATCCCAGTACATCCCAGTATATCCCAGTACATCCCAGCACACCCCAGCATGTTcccccagctcatcccagtacatcccagtatatcccagcccaccccagcaCAGTCCCCAGCTCATCCCACTACATCCCAGTATATCCCAGTACATCCCAACCCGCCCCAGAATGGCCGTCCCATCTTACCCCAGTATACCCCAGCATATCTCAGCTCCCCAcatcccccagctcctcccctgTGCCCCGCTTTGCCGCCTCCCAgtcctcccagtccctcccagttctcccagtccCACCTCGGCCATCCCGCCTCTTCGGCGTCCCCAGCTCCACGGCAACGTGACGTAATCACCGCGCGCCGCCCCCCGGGCGACGTCATCACGCCGCGACGCGTCTCCATGGCGGCGACGAGCGTCGGGTGAGCGGGGAGGGNNNNNNNNNNNNNNNNNNNNNNNNNNNNNNNNNNNNNNNNNNNNNNNNNNNNNNNNNNNNNNNNNNNNNNNNNNNNNNNNNNNNNNNNNNNNNNNNNNNNNNNNNNNNNNNNNNNNNNNNNNNNNNNNNNNNNNNNNNNNNNNNNNNNNNNNNNNNNNNNNNNNNNNNNNNNNNNNNNNNNNNNNNNNNNNNNNNNNNNNNNNNNNNNNNNNNNNNNNNNNNNNNNNNNNNNNNNNNNNNNNNNNNNNNNNNNNNNNNNNNNNNNNNNNNNNNNNNNNNNNNNNNNNNNNNNNNNNNNNNNNNNNNNNNNNNNNNNNNNNNNNNNNNNNNNNNNNNNNNNNNNNNNNNNNTGGGCTGGGGTCCCCGGTAGAGAACCGTGGGCCGGGGGTtgtgagggaggggagaggggtgGATGTTCCCCccttggagctgctcccagccccctCAGAATCCTCCCCAGCCCCCCCGGATCTGCCTTCCGGAGCCACCGCAGCCCCCGGTTGGCCGTGTCCCCTCTCAGGCCGTACCGCCGGGAGCGGAGCCTGGCCCTGCGGAGCAGCAGCTCGGCCCTGTACAACAACCTGGCCGTGCTGTGCCCCCCGGGCCGGCCCCCGGCCCTCGGAGCCGTGCACGGCACCACCCTCAGCCTGCTGGGCAGCGAGGGGCCCCCCCGGCAGCTGCAGGCCCGGGGAGGGGGCTCGGCCCTCAGCACCCCGCTGCTCACACAGGTGAGGGATGGGGAAATCTTCCGTCTGTGGGGTGGGACACGGTCCTGGCACTGAAATGGGGCAGGGGACCCCAGTGccagagggtggggagggaaaaggagccCCCTGAAGGGTCTAGGGAGATCTGGGGGGGTCACCATGCCAGCGGGGACCCTCCTGTGGGAACATCAAACACACCAGGACTGACCCCCAGGACGGGGGGTCAGGGGGTCCTGTTGCAGGAGAATATTTGGGGGCCTCCAGGAGGAGATTTGGGGGGCTCCTGTTGCAGAAGGAGATTTGGGGGGCTCCAGGAAGATATTTGGGGATTCCTGTTTCAGGAGGAGATTTGGGGGGCTCCAGGAAGGGTCTTGGGGGTGCTCCAGGAGGAAATCTGGGGACTTCTATTCCAGGAAAAGGGTTTGGGGGGTTNNNNNNNNNNNNNNNNNNNNNNNNNNNNNNNNNNNNNNNNNNNNNNNNNNNNNNNNNNNNNNNNNNNNNNNNNNNNNNNNNNNNNNNNNNNNNNNNNNNNNNNNNNNNNNNNNNNNNNNNNNNNNNNNNNNNNNNNNNNNNNNNNNNNNNNNNNNNNNNNNNNNNNNNNNNNNNNNNNNNNNNNNNNNNNNNNNNNNNNNNNNNNNNNNNNNNNNNNNNNNNNNNNNNNNNNNNNNNNNNNNNNNNNNNNNNNNNNNNNNNNNNNNNNNNNNNNNNNNNNNNNNNNNNNNNNNNNNNNNNNNNNNNNNNNNNNNNNNNNNNNNNNNNNNNNNNNNNNNNNNNNNGGGGTTTTGTGAGCTCCTGTTGCAGGAGGAGAGTTTGGGGGCTCCAGGACGGGGTTTTGGGGGCGCTCCAGGAGAGGCAGCATGGCAGGCTGGATTGGAGGGAGGTTTTGGGGGTGCTGCAGCGTTCCCCTCTCCGTCCCTCGCAGGCCGTGTGGTGTGAGCTCCCGTCAcgggtgctgctggtgctcacGTCCCAGCGTGGGGTCCAGGTGAGCCCTGGGGGGGGATTGAGGGGCTCCTGGGGGgtccccctgtcccccccaGGCTGTCCTAGCCCGTCCCTCCCTGGCAGGTGTACGAGGCTGACGGCTCCACCATGGTGTTCTGGCATGCGCTGGACGTCCCGGAGCAGCCGGCAGGTGAATCCCCCCGAGaccccccagctctgcccagacaCCGCAGTGCTGGGAAATCCTCCCAGAAATGGGGaccccacccctgccagggTGGAaattccagccttttccaggaaggaattttcccagTATCCAactaaacctctcctggcacagcttggggTCGTTCCCTgtcatcctgtccctgttcccctcctggcagggagttgtgcagagccacaagggccccctgagcctcgttttttccaggctgagcccctttcccagcttttcctggttctccagccccttcccacctccctcaGATTTTCCggctgctccagacccttcccagctccctcagcctctcctggagctccagccccttctcagctccctcagcagctccgggggctccagacccttcccagctccctcagtttttcctgctgctccagatcctttcccatctccctcagcctctcctggttctccagccccttcccagctccattccctggaCACCACCACCTCAGTATCTCATGACAAGCCCAAACCCGTGCCAGGATTGGGGTGTGACCCCCAATTCCTGCCACAGAGATGGGTCCCTGCCCGTGAGTGACACAAACCCGTTCCCTTCCAGCACATTCTGTGTTCGCCCGAGGCATCGCCGCGGCCGGCGGCCGCTTCATCTGCGTGGGTGAGCCCGGGGCTGTGGCGAGGGTGGTGGTCCCGGGCTGGCCCGGCCCTGCTGACCCCCCTGACCCCACAGGGACATCCTTTGGGGCCGTGCTGGTGTTTGACATCCCCCCAAAAGGGACCAACGTGACGCTGAGCGAGGTCCTGGAGCAGCACCGGGATCCTATCACCGACATCGCGGCCGAGCAGGGCCAGGCCCCGGTATGGGGGGAGGGTGGGAGACCCTAAATCTCCTCActcccactccctgccatggacagggacattttccaccatcccaggttgctccaagccccctccagcctggctttgggcacttccagggatccaggggcagcttctctgggcagcctgtgccagggcctccccaccctcacagggaaggattccttcccaaaatcccacccaaatctccccttttccagtgggaagccattccccgtgtcctgtcactccatcctTTGTCCCAAGTTCCTCCCATCTCTCCTGGAACctctttaggcactggaagctCACAGGGCAGGTCCCTGCAGACTCCCCAGCCGTTGTTTCCTCCCACTCAGCACTTTCCCTGATGAGTCACTGAGCTTCCCTTGCTCTGGGATCCCCAAGGAATCCATCCCCCAGAGCCCTGTGTCACCGTGGGGACACGGAGCCGCTGTGTCACCTCCCCCTGCCTCCGGTCCCCTCACCTCACACACCCCCCTGGACTTTGCTCCGGGagttcccagggctgctctgggacatTCCCAGGGCCGGGAGGAGCCGGGAATCCTCACGGAGGAGGAAATCCACCCTCGGCGTGGCAGCGTGGGCAAATACGGACGAGTTCCAACGGAGCCCCGCTCCCGCCGGGATCCGCCAGCACTTCAGGAGCTGTTCCAGCTTGTCCTGGtgccatcccagagctggggacactgcccGCTGTCCCTGAGCCGTCTCTCCCCACAGGACGGGGCTGGGGACCTGGTGACAGCCGATGACTCCGGGACCCTCTGCCTCTGGAGCAGCGGGGAGGAGTTCACCCTGCTCGGGAAGATCCCGGGATCTGGGTGAGCCCCGGGGCTCCCGCAGGGTGTGGGACACGAGGGAGGGACACCCTAGGGGTGGTGACACGTGGCCGtgtgtgcagctccagctgctcctcggTGGTGCTGTGGAACGGGACGGTGGCCGCGGGCTACGGGAACGGGCAGATCCGGCTGTGGGAAGCGGGGTCGGGGCGGATCCGCGCCCAGGTGAACGCCCACGCCCGCTGGATCTACGCGCTCGACCTGGCACCGCTCACCGGCAAGGTACGGGGGGGTCACAGCTGGCATCCCAAGCTGGAGTGCCACCCCAGTGTCCCATCCTGCCCCATGGCACCGCCACCTCCGTGGTGTCCCCTCCGCTCCCCTCGCAGCTGCTGTCGGGTGCAGAGGATTCCTTTGTCCACGTCTGGAAGCTCAGCAGGAACCCGGACACCGATGACATCGAGGTGAGTCCAGGCCTGGGGCACGGACGTGGCGCTTGGAGCTCCATGGGGACCTGGAATCTGggccatggagctgctgtggaaatgTTGGGATTGCCTGTGGATCCGTTCCCGCCGCAGATCCAGCACTGCCACGCCGAGTGCGTGACGGACACGCAGGTTTGTGGCGCCCGCTTCTGTGACCCCGCCGGGGACACCTTCGCTGTCACCGGCTACGACCTGAGCGAGATCCTCTGCTACGGCCCGGCCTGAgccgggaacaccgggaatgTCGGGAACACCGGGAACGCCGGGACGCTCCGGCAGCGCGGCCGTGGCTGAGGGGTGAGCACAGACCCCTCGGCAGCTCCGTGGGGATGTGTGGGGGGAGCCCAGCCAGGATCCTCCCCGCCCTGCCCAAAGCCCTCCcgagggctgggagctgctccccgGGATCCTCCCGTGGCTCTCCCAGGCTCCGGGATCCTCCCGTGGATTCCCACCCTTCCCGGAGGGTGGCGTGGCTGGGAACAGACCCGGCCGAGACGGGAGGATCCCGGGAAACCTGTGCTACCTGCT
The window above is part of the Parus major isolate Abel unplaced genomic scaffold, Parus_major1.1 Scaffold372, whole genome shotgun sequence genome. Proteins encoded here:
- the LOC107198922 gene encoding uncharacterized protein LOC107198922 isoform X3, with product MAGPGRGRRMRRKTRRRRKQRDGTSRDEPRLGAAGMPRRRAVPTLTTLCLQSLAQHMQSLWAKDYSDNYLDEYEFRFLVGPFNDLACGLVQELLRLLGTSRRLSRAALHLLLLPHLRQLSLRACPALANNALGHLIVVRCQGLSVLDLGGCGRLSPSVLVDVAEGLPRLSRLGLAHTQANVQVLSAVGSCCRHLRELDVSGCKKVTPRALRHLGYDPTARSPGCPALHVLLARDLEHPADGDTVAAVAFLLLALPCLEVLAHGALPDALRLLRSPQLDGAEDSEGFPSLRELVRGQGAAPEGPPITLPLRQLEEVEEDVLGTVHAVCPQAEEVSVWLGDGPGPSGLRELLGWKFLSRLTLGCSGRRGRALAEVLPLAQGLGTRLHTLTLHGFSCRDPLSLPGLLASCPGLQSFSAELEVPPDPNAHHEPPEEPPGGWATDLLPHGLPQLRSFSLTLIGPVPAAHRPVLGSTLASLLCGAPQLHTLRLLAVPFPLDSLLEPALALRELRELALAESRVSPGTVWQLLASDGPLRHLDLSRCPDIHRRDYDSFLQAVRKQRLELDITWE
- the LOC107198923 gene encoding retinol dehydrogenase 12 produces the protein MPGKGPAVTSVPSPTPSPAMELLGTLSPPWWLLLLPLLVLLLWARRRSPWEPRKCPTDLTGKTVIVTGANSGIGKCVATDLARRNARTILACRSRERGQAAVEEIRAATGNPAVVLRLLDTGSLASVRAFADAVLREEPRLDVLVNNAGVTGLPFSITPEGLEQTFATNYLGPFLLTNLLLDLLKASAPARVVNVSSFRHSVGTADSAFLTGQRRPPGYDAAYNSTKLMNVLFTAELARRLQGTGVTVNALSPGVVSTSIMRHFSWAVRALFSLLSPFMKSAEQGAASTIFCAVSEEAEGITGKYFDSSCRLALPSAAARDSALARKLWEASERLTGLAERD
- the LOC107198922 gene encoding uncharacterized protein LOC107198922 isoform X2 — protein: MRTSQSEAKERAGRAMAGPGRGRRMRRKTRRRRKQRDGTSRDEPRLGAAGMPRRRAVPTLTTLCLQSLAQHMQSLWAKDYSDNYLDEYEFRFLVGPFNDLACGLVQELLRLLGTSRRLSRAALHLLLLPHLRQLSLRACPALANNALGHLIVVRCQGLSVLDLGGCGRLSPSVLVDVAEGLPRLSRLGLAHTQANVQVLSAVGSCCRHLRELDVSGCKKVTPRALRHLGYDPTARSPGCPALHVLLARDLEHPADGDTVAAVAFLLLALPCLEVLAHGALPDALRLLRSPQLDGAEDSEGFPSLRELVRGQGAAPEGPPITLPLRQLEEVEEDVLGTVHAVCPQAEEVSVWLGDGPGPSGLRELLGWKFLSRLTLGCSGRRGRALAEVLPLAQGLGTRLHTLTLHGFSCRDPLSLPGLLASCPGLQSFSAELEVPPDPNAHHEPPEEPPGGWATDLLPHGLPQLRSFSLTLIGPVPAAHRPVLGSTLASLLCGAPQLHTLRLLAVPFPLDSLLEPALALRELRELALAESRVSPGTVWQLLASDGPLRHLDLSRCPDIHRRDYDSFLQAVRKQRLELDITWE
- the LOC107198922 gene encoding uncharacterized protein LOC107198922 isoform X1; the encoded protein is MAPVEPPGPTHLTQPSGGLAVGRKRLHRLRMRTSQSEAKERAGRAMAGPGRGRRMRRKTRRRRKQRDGTSRDEPRLGAAGMPRRRAVPTLTTLCLQSLAQHMQSLWAKDYSDNYLDEYEFRFLVGPFNDLACGLVQELLRLLGTSRRLSRAALHLLLLPHLRQLSLRACPALANNALGHLIVVRCQGLSVLDLGGCGRLSPSVLVDVAEGLPRLSRLGLAHTQANVQVLSAVGSCCRHLRELDVSGCKKVTPRALRHLGYDPTARSPGCPALHVLLARDLEHPADGDTVAAVAFLLLALPCLEVLAHGALPDALRLLRSPQLDGAEDSEGFPSLRELVRGQGAAPEGPPITLPLRQLEEVEEDVLGTVHAVCPQAEEVSVWLGDGPGPSGLRELLGWKFLSRLTLGCSGRRGRALAEVLPLAQGLGTRLHTLTLHGFSCRDPLSLPGLLASCPGLQSFSAELEVPPDPNAHHEPPEEPPGGWATDLLPHGLPQLRSFSLTLIGPVPAAHRPVLGSTLASLLCGAPQLHTLRLLAVPFPLDSLLEPALALRELRELALAESRVSPGTVWQLLASDGPLRHLDLSRCPDIHRRDYDSFLQAVRKQRLELDITWE
- the LOC107198922 gene encoding uncharacterized protein LOC107198922 isoform X4, giving the protein MPRRRAVPTLTTLCLQSLAQHMQSLWAKDYSDNYLDEYEFRFLVGPFNDLACGLVQELLRLLGTSRRLSRAALHLLLLPHLRQLSLRACPALANNALGHLIVVRCQGLSVLDLGGCGRLSPSVLVDVAEGLPRLSRLGLAHTQANVQVLSAVGSCCRHLRELDVSGCKKVTPRALRHLGYDPTARSPGCPALHVLLARDLEHPADGDTVAAVAFLLLALPCLEVLAHGALPDALRLLRSPQLDGAEDSEGFPSLRELVRGQGAAPEGPPITLPLRQLEEVEEDVLGTVHAVCPQAEEVSVWLGDGPGPSGLRELLGWKFLSRLTLGCSGRRGRALAEVLPLAQGLGTRLHTLTLHGFSCRDPLSLPGLLASCPGLQSFSAELEVPPDPNAHHEPPEEPPGGWATDLLPHGLPQLRSFSLTLIGPVPAAHRPVLGSTLASLLCGAPQLHTLRLLAVPFPLDSLLEPALALRELRELALAESRVSPGTVWQLLASDGPLRHLDLSRCPDIHRRDYDSFLQAVRKQRLELDITWE